DNA sequence from the Hippopotamus amphibius kiboko isolate mHipAmp2 chromosome 1, mHipAmp2.hap2, whole genome shotgun sequence genome:
TGCCCAGCTCGGGAGGGCAAGACGGGGCAGCGGGCACAGGGGTCGCGTCCCCTGACTAAGGCCCTGCACCCCCCACGCCCCGCAGGGGGAGCTCCCGCTCAGCGCCCTTCACATCAacctggaggagagggagaaagagatccGTTCTTTCCTGATCGAAGGTAGGGGGAAGCCAGGCCTGGGAGAGAGGGTGTGAGCCTGGCGGATGCCCAGCCCTTCACCAGGGCCTTGCAGGGGCCACCCTGCCTGCCAGGCCCCCTCACGGCATCTGTGCGCCAGGCCGTCTCATCAACACCATCCGTGTGGTGTGTGCCAGCTACGAGGACTACAGCCAGTGGCTGCTCTGCCTGCAGACGGTCTGCCGCGGGGACCGGGCCTCCCCGCCGCCGGGCCCGGGGAGCTTCCGGGGGCTGCGGGCATCCACACAGGTGCGGAGTCAGCAGGGGAGGTGCTGCCAGGCAGCGGTGAAACAGGAGGGTGGGCCTGGGCacggggaggcggggagaggagTCCTGCCACCTGGCTCACCCTTACCCACCGCCGGCTGCCCAGGCTGCGGGCAGTGGCCGAGGCTCGCTCTCCTCAGGCGGACGAACCAGCTGGGACGCGGGGTGCCTGGCGCCCGCCTCCGGCCGCACCCGCCGCTCCCTCCCTGAGTCCTCAGTGCCGTCCCCTGCGGGCTGCCCTGCCCGGCCCACGCCGGTGAGTACCCGAGGGGAATGGGCAGAGGAGGTTGGCGGGGGAGCCCCACCGCGGGGAAGACCCTGGTTCCTCAGGGGAGGGGACTCGGACAGGAGGGGGCGGCTCTGTGTAGCCTCGGAGGGTTATGTGGGAGAGGGCCCCAGGGAACCTTCTGGAAGGTCCTTGGTCCCCACAGGAGCAAGCCAACCCTGGCTGCACCAGCGCTGGTGGGCACAAGGCAAAGCTGAGACGGGGCGGCAGCAGCCGCTCGCCCAGGAGCAAGGCCCCGGGGGAGGGGCCTGGCCCAGCCACCCTGCTGCACCTGGACCTGACGCAGGTGAGCCCAGCCCATCGACCCCGGCTCCGGGCAgggctctccctcctgccctccacctccCTGGCCTCCTCGGTCCTAGAGCCACCCAGGGGCCTCTTGCACAGAGAAGGGAGGGCCTGGCCCATTCCAGCTCCAGGAAtcctgtctctcttttctcttgcctGTAGCTGAGCCTGGAGGACGGCCCTGAGGCCCCAGACCCCTCTCTGGAGACACCGCACTCCCCGCTCTATGCTGACCCCTACACGCCACCTGCCACTTCCCACCGCAAGGTCACAGATGTGCAGGGCCTGGATGAGGTCagtccccgccccccccgccccgggcgaCAGAAAGAGCTGGATGCGGCCACAGCTTGAGGTTGAGAGGGTGACCAAAGCCTGAGGTCTGCTCAGGCCTCCACGGGAGGCTAAGGGGGTTTCTGGGGCAGGGACGCCTTCGCTGCACGGAGGTCCCGGCCCTGGGGCCTCGGTCACCGATGCTCTCCTCACAGTTCCTCAGTGCGATGCAGAGCTCGCTTGCACCTGCGCCCTCGAGCCCGTTCCCCTCGGTCCCCGTGTCCGTGCCTGTCTCTGACCCCAGCTCTGGACTCCCCGGCCCCCACGTGCTCTCTGAGAAGGGGGTCCCCCAGGCCCGGGCCTCTCAGCAGCATCCCAGCTCCATCAGGGCCCGGGGCCCCCAGCCTGCAGACGCCCCTCAGCTTGTGAGtagcagcccctgccctgggtAAGGGGTTCTGCAGGGGAGACGAAATCCTCTGGGGCCTCCTGGGACCCTGAGGGAGCAGGGGATGAAGGGGTGGGCAGAGACCAAGTATGGGTGGCaggaagggggcgggggtggggggcgcaaGAGGAAACAGTGGGGGTGGAGCCTGGCAGGTTCATGGGCTGCTCACCAAGCCCCCTTCCCGGGGCCCATCTCTCAGACTTGTGGTCGGGTCCCCAGGTCTGCCCTGCAAGGGACGTTCTCCCTGACACCCTGACACCTCCCCCAGGTGAGTGGGGGCCCTGCCTCTTCCTGGGAGAGCTCTGGGTGTTGCTTCCTGAAGGCACATGTATCTCCGCCCTCCCCACCAGAGGGCCGCCCCCCCAGGAGCTACGACAGCGTCCGGGACAAAGCCCTGCCACCTTCCCACCAGCGGTGGCCTCGAGGAGCGCCTGAGGCTGAAGGGGGGCTCATCCAGTGGATCTGATGGCCCCCAAGAGGCT
Encoded proteins:
- the PLEKHN1 gene encoding pleckstrin homology domain-containing family N member 1 isoform X1, which produces MGNSQCVPQAPRRLRASFSRKPSLKGNREEGARKLAGLFGSEAGPDGDTTADKIFHYLPGTNIPGLERQQENLEQPFLSVFKAGRRRAPVRSLGKVVHYAKVQLRFQHSQDVSDCYLELFPSHLYFQAHGSEGLTFQGLLPLTELSVRPLEGSREHAFQITGPLPSPLLVLCPSPAELGCWLYHLEKQIAFVGGLPRCHPAPPQAPPEDELPWTLQRRLARLQTASGRHVVGSAICASRVKLQHLPSQEQWDRLLVLYPTSLAIFSEEADGLCFKGELPLSALHINLEEREKEIRSFLIEGATLPARPPHGICAPGRLINTIRVVCASYEDYSQWLLCLQTVCRGDRASPPPGPGSFRGLRASTQAAGSGRGSLSSGGRTSWDAGCLAPASGRTRRSLPESSVPSPAGCPARPTPEQANPGCTSAGGHKAKLRRGGSSRSPRSKAPGEGPGPATLLHLDLTQLSLEDGPEAPDPSLETPHSPLYADPYTPPATSHRKVTDVQGLDEFLSAMQSSLAPAPSSPFPSVPVSVPVSDPSSGLPGPHVLSEKGVPQARASQQHPSSIRARGPQPADAPQLRAAPPGATTASGTKPCHLPTSGGLEERLRLKGGSSSGSDGPQEAASRNRPPASTPEGLQQDLGLLCGATGTQYRVAA
- the PLEKHN1 gene encoding pleckstrin homology domain-containing family N member 1 isoform X9; protein product: MGNSQCVPQAPRRLRASFSRKPSLKGNREEGARKLAGLFGSEAGPDGDTTADKIFHYLPGTNIPGLERQQENLEQPFLSVFKAGRRRAPVRSLGKVVHYAKVQLRFQHSQDVSDCYLELFPSHLYFQAHGSEGLTFQGLLPLTELSVRPLEGSREHAFQITGPLPSPLLVLCPSPAELGCWLYHLEKQIAFVGGLPRCHPAPPQAPPEDELPWTLQRRLARLQTASGRHVVGSAICASRVKLQHLPSQEQWDRLLVLYPTSLAIFSEEADGLCFKGELPLSALHINLEEREKEIRSFLIEGRLINTIRVVCASYEDYSQWLLCLQTVCRGDRASPPPGPGSFRGLRASTQAAGSGRGSLSSGGRTSWDAGCLAPASGRTRRSLPESSVPSPAGCPARPTPEQANPGCTSAGGHKAKLRRGGSSRSPRSKAPGEGPGPATLLHLDLTQLSLEDGPEAPDPSLETPHSPLYADPYTPPATSHRKVTDVQGLDEFLSAMQSSLAPAPSSPFPSVPVSVPVSDPSSGLPGPHVLSEKGVPQARASQQHPSSIRARGPQPADAPQLVSGGPASSWESSGCCFLKAHVSPPSPPEGRPPRSYDSVRDKALPPSHQRWPRGAPEAEGGLIQWI
- the PLEKHN1 gene encoding pleckstrin homology domain-containing family N member 1 isoform X6 — its product is MGNSQCVPQAPRRLRASFSRKPSLKGNREEGARKLAGLFGSEAGPDGDTTADKIFHYLPGTNIPGLERQQENLEQPFLSVFKAGRRRAPVRSLGKVVHYAKVQLRFQHSQDVSDCYLELFPSHLYFQAHGSEGLTFQGLLPLTELSVRPLEGSREHAFQITGPLPSPLLVLCPSPAELGCWLYHLEKQIAFVGGLPRCHPAPPQRRLARLQTASGRHVVGSAICASRVKLQHLPSQEQWDRLLVLYPTSLAIFSEEADGLCFKGELPLSALHINLEEREKEIRSFLIEGRLINTIRVVCASYEDYSQWLLCLQTVCRGDRASPPPGPGSFRGLRASTQAAGSGRGSLSSGGRTSWDAGCLAPASGRTRRSLPESSVPSPAGCPARPTPEQANPGCTSAGGHKAKLRRGGSSRSPRSKAPGEGPGPATLLHLDLTQLSLEDGPEAPDPSLETPHSPLYADPYTPPATSHRKVTDVQGLDEFLSAMQSSLAPAPSSPFPSVPVSVPVSDPSSGLPGPHVLSEKGVPQARASQQHPSSIRARGPQPADAPQLRAAPPGATTASGTKPCHLPTSGGLEERLRLKGGSSSGSDGPQEAASRNRPPASTPEGLQQDLGLLCGATGTQYRVAA
- the PLEKHN1 gene encoding pleckstrin homology domain-containing family N member 1 isoform X10 — translated: MGNSQCVPQAPRRLRASFSRKPSLKGNREEGARKLAGLFGSEAGPDGDTTADKIFHYLPGTNIPGLERQQENLEQPFLSVFKAGRRRAPVRSLGKVVHYAKVQLRFQHSQDVSDCYLELFPSHLYFQAHGSEGLTFQGLLPLTELSVRPLEGSREHAFQITGPLPSPLLVLCPSPAELGCWLYHLEKQIAFVGGLPRCHPAPPQRRLARLQTASGRHVVGSAICASRVKLQHLPSQEQWDRLLVLYPTSLAIFSEEADGLCFKGELPLSALHINLEEREKEIRSFLIEGRLINTIRVVCASYEDYSQWLLCLQTVCRGDRASPPPGPGSFRGLRASTQAAGSGRGSLSSGGRTSWDAGCLAPASGRTRRSLPESSVPSPAGCPARPTPEQANPGCTSAGGHKAKLRRGGSSRSPRSKAPGEGPGPATLLHLDLTQLSLEDGPEAPDPSLETPHSPLYADPYTPPATSHRKVTDVQGLDEFLSAMQSSLAPAPSSPFPSVPVSVPVSDPSSGLPGPHVLSEKGVPQARASQQHPSSIRARGPQPADAPQLVSGGPASSWESSGCCFLKAHVSPPSPPEGRPPRSYDSVRDKALPPSHQRWPRGAPEAEGGLIQWI
- the PLEKHN1 gene encoding pleckstrin homology domain-containing family N member 1 isoform X7, producing the protein MGNSQCVPQAPRRLRASFSRKPSLKGNREEGARKLAGLFGSEAGPDGDTTADKIFHYLPGTNIPGLERQQENLEQPFLSVFKAGRRRAPVRSLGKVVHYAKVQLRFQHSQDVSDCYLELFPSHLYFQAHGSEGLTFQGLLPLTELSVRPLEGSREHAFQITGPLPSPLLVLCPSPAELGCWLYHLEKQIAFVGGLPRCHPAPPQEQWDRLLVLYPTSLAIFSEEADGLCFKGELPLSALHINLEEREKEIRSFLIEGATLPARPPHGICAPGRLINTIRVVCASYEDYSQWLLCLQTVCRGDRASPPPGPGSFRGLRASTQAAGSGRGSLSSGGRTSWDAGCLAPASGRTRRSLPESSVPSPAGCPARPTPEQANPGCTSAGGHKAKLRRGGSSRSPRSKAPGEGPGPATLLHLDLTQLSLEDGPEAPDPSLETPHSPLYADPYTPPATSHRKVTDVQGLDEFLSAMQSSLAPAPSSPFPSVPVSVPVSDPSSGLPGPHVLSEKGVPQARASQQHPSSIRARGPQPADAPQLRAAPPGATTASGTKPCHLPTSGGLEERLRLKGGSSSGSDGPQEAASRNRPPASTPEGLQQDLGLLCGATGTQYRVAA
- the PLEKHN1 gene encoding pleckstrin homology domain-containing family N member 1 isoform X4, which gives rise to MGNSQCVPQAPRRLRASFSRKPSLKGNREEGARKLAGLFGSEAGPDGDTTADKIFHYLPGTNIPGLERQQENLEQPFLSVFKAGRRRAPVRSLGKVVHYAKVQLRFQHSQDVSDCYLELFPSHLYFQAHGSEGLTFQGLLPLTELSVRPLEGSREHAFQITGPLPSPLLVLCPSPAELGCWLYHLEKQIAFVGGLPRCHPAPPQAPPEDELPWTLQRRLARLQTASGRHVVGSAICASRVKLQHLPSQEQWDRLLVLYPTSLAIFSEEADGLCFKGELPLSALHINLEEREKEIRSFLIEGRLINTIRVVCASYEDYSQWLLCLQTVCRGDRASPPPGPGSFRGLRASTQAAGSGRGSLSSGGRTSWDAGCLAPASGRTRRSLPESSVPSPAGCPARPTPEQANPGCTSAGGHKAKLRRGGSSRSPRSKAPGEGPGPATLLHLDLTQLSLEDGPEAPDPSLETPHSPLYADPYTPPATSHRKVTDVQGLDEFLSAMQSSLAPAPSSPFPSVPVSVPVSDPSSGLPGPHVLSEKGVPQARASQQHPSSIRARGPQPADAPQLRAAPPGATTASGTKPCHLPTSGGLEERLRLKGGSSSGSDGPQEAASRNRPPASTPEGLQQDLGLLCGATGTQYRVAA
- the PLEKHN1 gene encoding pleckstrin homology domain-containing family N member 1 isoform X8; translation: MGNSQCVPQAPRRLRASFSRKPSLKGNREEGARKLAGLFGSEAGPDGDTTADKIFHYLPGTAHGSEGLTFQGLLPLTELSVRPLEGSREHAFQITGPLPSPLLVLCPSPAELGCWLYHLEKQIAFVGGLPRCHPAPPQAPPEDELPWTLQRRLARLQTASGRHVVGSAICASRVKLQHLPSQEQWDRLLVLYPTSLAIFSEEADGLCFKGELPLSALHINLEEREKEIRSFLIEGATLPARPPHGICAPGRLINTIRVVCASYEDYSQWLLCLQTVCRGDRASPPPGPGSFRGLRASTQAAGSGRGSLSSGGRTSWDAGCLAPASGRTRRSLPESSVPSPAGCPARPTPEQANPGCTSAGGHKAKLRRGGSSRSPRSKAPGEGPGPATLLHLDLTQLSLEDGPEAPDPSLETPHSPLYADPYTPPATSHRKVTDVQGLDEFLSAMQSSLAPAPSSPFPSVPVSVPVSDPSSGLPGPHVLSEKGVPQARASQQHPSSIRARGPQPADAPQLRAAPPGATTASGTKPCHLPTSGGLEERLRLKGGSSSGSDGPQEAASRNRPPASTPEGLQQDLGLLCGATGTQYRVAA
- the PLEKHN1 gene encoding pleckstrin homology domain-containing family N member 1 isoform X5, with product MGNSQCVPQAPRRLRASFSRKPSLKGNREEGARKLAGLFGSEAGPDGDTTADKIFHYLPGTNIPGLERQQENLEQPFLSVFKAGRRRAPVRSLGKVVHYAKVQLRFQHSQAHGSEGLTFQGLLPLTELSVRPLEGSREHAFQITGPLPSPLLVLCPSPAELGCWLYHLEKQIAFVGGLPRCHPAPPQAPPEDELPWTLQRRLARLQTASGRHVVGSAICASRVKLQHLPSQEQWDRLLVLYPTSLAIFSEEADGLCFKGELPLSALHINLEEREKEIRSFLIEGATLPARPPHGICAPGRLINTIRVVCASYEDYSQWLLCLQTVCRGDRASPPPGPGSFRGLRASTQAAGSGRGSLSSGGRTSWDAGCLAPASGRTRRSLPESSVPSPAGCPARPTPEQANPGCTSAGGHKAKLRRGGSSRSPRSKAPGEGPGPATLLHLDLTQLSLEDGPEAPDPSLETPHSPLYADPYTPPATSHRKVTDVQGLDEFLSAMQSSLAPAPSSPFPSVPVSVPVSDPSSGLPGPHVLSEKGVPQARASQQHPSSIRARGPQPADAPQLRAAPPGATTASGTKPCHLPTSGGLEERLRLKGGSSSGSDGPQEAASRNRPPASTPEGLQQDLGLLCGATGTQYRVAA
- the PLEKHN1 gene encoding pleckstrin homology domain-containing family N member 1 isoform X3, whose amino-acid sequence is MGNSQCVPQAPRRLRASFSRKPSLKGNREEGARKLAGLFGSEAGPDGDTTADKIFHYLPGTNIPGLERQQENLEQPFLSVFKAGRRRAPVRSLGKVVHYAKVQLRFQHSQDVSDCYLELFPSHLYFQAHGSEGLTFQGLLPLTELSVRPLEGSREHAFQITGPLPSPLLVLCPSPAELGCWLYHLEKQIAFVGGLPRCHPAPPQRRLARLQTASGRHVVGSAICASRVKLQHLPSQEQWDRLLVLYPTSLAIFSEEADGLCFKGELPLSALHINLEEREKEIRSFLIEGATLPARPPHGICAPGRLINTIRVVCASYEDYSQWLLCLQTVCRGDRASPPPGPGSFRGLRASTQAAGSGRGSLSSGGRTSWDAGCLAPASGRTRRSLPESSVPSPAGCPARPTPEQANPGCTSAGGHKAKLRRGGSSRSPRSKAPGEGPGPATLLHLDLTQLSLEDGPEAPDPSLETPHSPLYADPYTPPATSHRKVTDVQGLDEFLSAMQSSLAPAPSSPFPSVPVSVPVSDPSSGLPGPHVLSEKGVPQARASQQHPSSIRARGPQPADAPQLRAAPPGATTASGTKPCHLPTSGGLEERLRLKGGSSSGSDGPQEAASRNRPPASTPEGLQQDLGLLCGATGTQYRVAA
- the PLEKHN1 gene encoding pleckstrin homology domain-containing family N member 1 isoform X2 codes for the protein MGNSQCVPQAPRRLRASFSRKPSLKGNREEGARKLAGLFGSEAGPDGDTTADKIFHYLPGTNIPGLERQQENLEQPFLSVFKAGRRRAPVRSLGKVVHYAKVQLRFQHSQDVSDCYLELFPSHLYFQAHGSEGLTFQGLLPLTELSVRPLEGSREHAFQITGPLPSPLLVLCPSPAELGCWLYHLEKQIAFVGGLPRCHPAPPQAPPEDELPWTLQRRLARLQTASGRHVVGSAICASRVKLQHLPSQEQWDRLLVLYPTSLAIFSEEADGLCFKGELPLSALHINLEEREKEIRSFLIEGATLPARPPHGICAPGRLINTIRVVCASYEDYSQWLLCLQTVCRGDRASPPPGPGSFRGLRASTQAAGSGRGSLSSGGRTSWDAGCLAPASGRTRRSLPESSVPSPAGCPARPTPEQANPGCTSAGGHKAKLRRGGSSRSPRSKAPGEGPGPATLLHLDLTQLSLEDGPEAPDPSLETPHSPLYADPYTPPATSHRKVTDVQGLDEFLSAMQSSLAPAPSSPFPSVPVSVPVSDPSSGLPGPHVLSEKGVPQARASQQHPSSIRARGPQPADAPQLVSGGPASSWESSGCCFLKAHVSPPSPPEGRPPRSYDSVRDKALPPSHQRWPRGAPEAEGGLIQWI